A genomic region of Streptomyces sp. NBC_00247 contains the following coding sequences:
- a CDS encoding DUF5703 family protein translates to MPEYEFVDVYVPRGVSRKDAARLLTDHAEYGHWELDRLTLRHDGSRRVRLRRRIIRQLRATW, encoded by the coding sequence ATGCCGGAATACGAATTTGTCGACGTGTACGTGCCGCGCGGGGTGTCCCGCAAGGATGCGGCCCGACTTTTGACCGACCACGCGGAGTACGGGCACTGGGAGCTGGACCGCCTGACGCTCCGCCACGACGGCAGCCGCAGGGTGCGGCTGCGGCGGAGGATCATCCGCCAGCTCAGAGCCACCTGGTGA